The genome window CCAGACCGACGAAGGAAATCATCGGATCGTTGTTCAAGTTTGATGATTGAATCATGTCATACAATGCATTCGTCGTGTTATTATGTCGATTTTTTTGATTGTATAAAAACCTGCAGAACAAGTGACAGAGTCAACAGGGCAGGCAACAACCAAGATCCTCTGCTTGTCAAACAACAACCAAATCTCTCTTATTCAAtagctgaattaaataaatGGTTTTAGGCCTGTATTTATAAGTTGTAATAGTTGTAAAATCAAATgaataatagttttttttttttggttatagATTCATATAATACACACACGCGTGGTTGGATTTTATTCACACAATATGTTTGCGTTTGCCTCAAACTTGGCATTATGATTATGCATCAATGCTAAGATGATACATGTAAAAGATGTTTCATCCTGAAGGACAAATTCATCTTTCTGAGATTGTTCTGCTTTACTCAGATCCAATCTCAGATTGTTGTTTTACACACCATACATAAACATAGCTTAACTACTTCATTTGCAAAACACCAGATGTAAAAAATCACATTCATGTAGGTGTTTTTTGTATTTAACATACAATTACAACAAGATTAGAACAAGATAAAAATGTGCAAGAACAccattacaatttttttttaataattatttataccaAGTCTTCCAAGACTGTTCTTATTTACTTTGAATCTAATATCAGAATATCATCACCTATCACACCAGCATAGCTTGATTTCTTATAACCAGATCAGAACTTATATTTATACCAATATATCCCTTTGTTTTGGTCACCTTCATCTTCCTCAACATAAACACATTCCTTAAAAGTAGTCCACAGTGCTTTATAGATTGGGGTGTCATCATACCGATAGTATTCCCCCAGAATAGGCTTAATGGCTTCAGTGGCTTCCTTTGCATGGTAATGTGGGATTGTTGGGAACAGATGGTGAGCTACATGAGTATTTGTTGATTGATAATGCATAGTATTGAGAATTCCAAAATCTCTGTCAATGGTACCCAGAGATCCCCTTAGCCAATCCCACTCACTGGAATCGTAGAAAGGTACGAAAGGGTGCGTGTGTTGAAGTATAGCTACTAGGAAGACATTAGAAGTCTGAACTAGGTATGGTCCTCCGTAAGCACAAGCAACCCATGCAAAGCCTTTCAATGAAACAAGTTTGTACAGTGCATAGACCATGGTCAGAAATGCAGCATCAGAAACAAAGACTTGAGCGCGTTGGTTACGTGAAAACATGGGACTATAGGGATCAAATTGGGAGGCAAATCGATCATAAGCTCGACCACGAAAGTTGACAAGCAAGTATAGAGGCACACCAAAAGCTAAAACTATGAAAGTAACCAAGAATCTTGTTGCAGGATTCGTGATCAGGTGCTTGAAAATTAAGGGAACCTCAGACTTGAGCATTGGGCCGTTGAATTCTTCTTTGTGCAGATGTcctgttctggagtggtgacgACGGTGATTGTACTTCCATGAGAAGTAAGGAAACAGGAGGAAGGAGTGGACGATGAATCCGACTGTGTCATTCAGCCATCTGTAGTCACTAAAAGCATTATGACCACATTCATGGCCTATGATCCAAAACCGAGAGAACACACAGCCTTGAAGCTGTGAGTACATGACCATATACACAAGGAAATAAAACCGAGACTGCTCTGTAATGATAAATTTTGCGAAAATGCAGAAAAGGGAGCATAACATGACGACATCAAAGAGAAGGAATGAGAAAGAGCGAAGAACAGGACGCTCAAAGCAATGAGGGGGAATTGCTTTCTTAACATCACCAAGAGTGAAAGGAGGTTTCAACTGGGGAGTTCTGGATACATTTTTTCGCTCCATGTCTTGTCAAAGATAACTGAAGAAATTCATTTCACAGAAGTACGATATATATACTGAAGAACAAATTCGTCTAGAAGACAGAATGTGCCTTCACTTGGGTACGCATCATTACAAATATTGTCGCATGCAGTTGTAGTATATTATCATAGTATAGCAAAGGTACAAATAGGCATCTCTGGCTGCAGAAGATGCCAGTCATTTCCTACTGAATATCCAAGGGTAAATATAGCTCTTCACTAATTTTACTAACAAACATGCATCACGTTCTGTATTAAACCGCCATAATTTAGACAAACGTCCGTTTATCTTGTTTACTTTGATATGCTAACCTCGTTTGTTTCTTGTCTCAATTTTTTATCTCTTGTGAAGAGATCAGATTGTGCGTCTCTAGAGTGAATATGGCATTATTGTCTCCAAGCTAGTTTAAACCAACGTGATGCATATTGTCTTTATAGCACAAGGGATGCCCTTGTTCACTTGATAATTATGATGTGAGGAAGAACACAAAACCCTACAATTTACAACTGTTTGCAGTTCAGTAGATCGTTTTAGGATCCAAGCGCTTACCACTAAACCAAAAGCAGCTACTTATTGGAGATGCCGTAACTATAACCTTTATAGTGTAACAGTCAACACCACGTTTCGAGTTAGGGAGATGCTGGACATCCAACAAATCACAAGATGTATGTATATCCCACCCATAGTATTAGGATATTATGAATAAGCTAAACTACTAGTTACAGAATTGATGGATTTAATCACCTTAGCTATTTCATCGAGTGCGACAGAGTCTTCCAGTATAGATGTATGAGAAGCATCAGGTATTCTTATCACTTCAACTGACTGATTCTTTTTACCAGCCCATTCATTTTGTAGTGCCATCAAACTTAACATATTAACTGTACCATCACCATCTCCATACAGAATCTCTGGTTGTTTGTCATATCCATTTTCTCCGTAAAACAATGTCTCTGCTGTTTTTACTCCGCTCCCAAATATACATGTCATGTCTACTTCAGGCGCCACCAAATTATTGACTAGAGGTAAAATTCGTGTGTTGTAAGGATGAACACCTTCGGAGAATCCAATGTCAACAAGAAATTGAGCAATGTCGTATGCTGAATATGTGGCGTTTGGTGTGATCACGAGTGGTTTACGACCATAAAGTTGAGGTGATGGCATTAGCCATAAATTGCTCTCTGAACTTCTTTGTTCTGCTCTTACTAGCAAGGGGTCAACTAGTGGAACCCCTAGTGAGTTGCCTGATGCAAATGTGAGCATTTCTTGGACTGTGCCGCCCCATGGGGCAGCAAGTGCTACAAAGTGTTTGATATATTTTTGGCGCCAAGAAAGTGAGTTTCGATTGAGGAGTTGAAGCACATACAAGCCGCCTAAGCTATGGGTGACAAGAATCACCGGCTTTCCATCATTGGCATTGCTTGCTTTTTCAATCAAATTCTTTAAGTCATTGAGGAATTCAGATCCAACTTTAGAAGGGTGTCCTTGGGCTGCTAAACCATAACGAAAATCGTAAGGAGCTCCGAAAAGGTTAAGGCCGTCTGCATATCCAAGTTCCTCTAGGGATTCCACCAAGGGTGCCATGTATGCTGATATGTGCCTGTAACAACAAATAAAATGAAGTCAAGTTTGCACACACATGTCAAGCTTAGAATTTGGTTTCCTTATTAAATTTAAGCATAttgtatacttatatataataagcgtatgggatataatttggtcgcatggtcacatggtacaaaagcttatcatccgttggatcgtatattgaacaaataagcacagttagattagaacaaaattaacttctaattctataaggcaactgatatctacttgcatatttataattctttttctgaatccaaaacaaattctgtctttcacatgtttatgatttttttaatccaaaataaatatttcctaccggctttaattgtagaatcatataaatcgcaccgtcacaaaattatttttatctaatatattttaaaattaataagtcggatattttaatccaaaataaatatttccaacCAGTTTTAATTgcagaatcatataaatcgccccatcacaaaattatttttatctaatatattttaaaattagtaagccaaatttaaatcatattataataattctaatataaaatacatttataaatataatctaatggaagttggcatcacatattctactcaatatatattaaaatttgatacaaaaaatttaatactttagcatgatacataagagaaaaagaatggcttgattacaatagtttatttgaagccattaatggctgtgaCGGTATATTTTATAGTGCATCGCAACtgtcggatgatccaacatgtgtgatcagtttttttttttacagaaacaagtctgaaaagtagaacctatatatttttacaatagttctgacttacaaacaaatcataatttcaaattttatttatttgaaaattttaatttattatttataaattaaattctttcacaccatttacaatatatttaaaaagtttataaataattaaaaagctcccgtgctttgcacgggctataagctagttttAACTAACATCAGGAGGTTATAGGAAAATTCgtcacttaacatgatatcagaatTAAACGACCCCGTGATCCACTTTCGATCCAAAAATGGGTTCGAGTGGGTGGaatgttagaatacaatatgattCTGCTAAGCAATTATCCTAACATGGTtttgggagaattggtcacttaataTGTACAACATCATCAAGCTAATAAGTTTATGCAAAACGAGCATCAGCCATTACGAAATTCAAACAAGagcaattacatatattttctgaTAAGTGACAGAGAGGGATGTTAATTTGTACGAAATTATCTATGAGATGTAGAGAGAGAGCTTCTGTATCTTGGAGAGAAAGAAAACTGTATAAACTTCACTATACAAACTTGATTACAATGTCTGTGCAGAGTAGTGTTTTTATATACAAATGCTAGCTAACAAACTCTTATACATACATCACCTGATACTATATGTATCTATATAACGTCTAACTAACTCTAACAGATGAGCATCTGATATATCGACCAGCTGTGACGTATTACTGTGCAAAGCATGGTGCTGTGACATAAGTGCATGGTGTGGAGACTGTGATACAGTCTCAATATCCCCCCTCAAGTTGGAAGTAGGTGATGAAAATACTCCCAACTTGGATAGAAGAGTGTCAAACTGATGGGAAGGGAGAATCTTTGTAAACACATCAGCAAGTTGATGAGTAGTAGGAAGATAGGTTAACTGCAGTAATCCTTCTAAAACTTTATCACGTGTAAAGTGACAATCGATCTCTATATGTTTTGTCCGCTCGTGAAAGACGGGATTCTTGGCAATGGCTATAGCAGATTGGTTGTCACAATGTAAGGTGACAGGTTTCAAATCTGTGACTCCTAATTCTTCGAGCAGTCTCACAGTCCAAGTAACATCTGCAGCAGCTGATGCCATGGCTCTGTACTCACTTTCAGAAGAAGAACGTGAGACAGTGCACTGTTTCTTAGATTTCCAAGCTACTGGAGAGGAACCAAACAGTAGAACATAACCAGTAATGGAGCGTCTAGTGTTGGGACATGATGCCCAATCACTATCAGAATAAGCTTGCAGTGTTAAAGAATCAGATGCTCTGAGTAAAATTCCTTGATGTGATGAATGAGCAACATAACGTAATGTATGTGCTAATGCATCAAAGTGTGGTGTACGAGGGGAATGCATGAACTGACTTAAAACTTGAACAGAATAGTTCAGGTCTGGTCTGGTATGAGTAAGGTAATTCAATTTACCAACGAGTGATCTGTATAGTTCTGGATCAGACAATAATGGACCATCTGTAGTATCAAGTTTAAGATGCTGTGGTAAAGGAGTGACAGCATTCTTAGAAATGTCGAAGGGTAAATCTTGTATCAAATCTTTAGCAAACTTGGTTTGTGTAAGAGCAATACCATCCTTAACATAATCGACTTCTAGTCCAAGAAAGTAATGCAGAATGCCTAAGTCTTTTATGCTGAATGTTTCATGCAAATGAGACTTAATTTGCTGAATACAAGTGTGATCAGTACCTGTGATGATTATGTCATCGACATAAACAGCCATAATGGTAATGTCATGATCTGTCTTCTTAACAAACAGACTGTAGTCATTTTTGGATTGTTTGAAGCCCTGAGCAATTAACTCATGCAGAAGTTTATCGAACCACTCTCTTGATGCTTGCTTAAGTCCGTAAATGGACTTTCTGAGTCGACAGACAAGATTTTGTGGATTTGGAATGCCTTCTGGAACTGTCATGTAAACTTCCTCAGAAAGATTGCCATGCAGAAAGGCGTTATTAACATCAAGTTGAAAAATAGACCATTTTCTGCTTGCTGCAAGTGCCAGTAAACATCGTATGGTGTTCATTTTTACAACAGGAGAAAAAGTCTCTTCGTAATCAACACCATATTGTTGGTTGTAGCCCTTGGCTACTAACCGTGCTTTACAACGCTCAAGGGAACCATCTGCTCGTAATTTTACTTTGAAAACCCATCTGTGGCCAATGGCTTTCTTTCCTTTAGGTAGTGGAACAAGATCCCAAGTCTTGTTTTTGTGTAAAGCTTCAATTTCTTTGTTCATGGCTTCTTGCCATAAGGGATGTGCAGCAGCTTCTTTGTAATTTTTAGGTTCAGAAATGTGatctaattttgaaagaaaagcaGTGTGATGAGTGAATGCAGTATGACAGTGATAGTCCTTAAGATACTGAGGTTGTGTCTTAAGTCTGCTTGAAGTTCTAACAGGAATGGAAGGATTAGAAGAATTTGCAGAAGTGCTAGTATTAGAGGATTCTGGAGAGGAATCAGTACTGAAATTCGCAGTATCAGTACTGAACTCTGCAGTATTGTGATTATTTGAATTCTGTGATGCATCTCCAGTTTGAGTATTGGTAAATAACTCAGAATAAAACTCAGATGTAGGTTCTGTGACAGTAGGAAGATAAATTGGATTGGAAGAATAGAAATTGGTGTCTTTGGCAATATTATGAAATGGGAAATGTAATTCATGGAACACAATATCTCTGGATACTGAGATTTTCTGAGAGGAAATATCAAGTACCTTAAATCCCTTCTGAGTAGGTGTATACCCAAGGAACACACAAGGTGAAGCTCTGGGATCAAGTTTTGATCTGTCAACTTGTGAAGTAGAAGTATAACATAAACATCCAAAAGGCTTGAGCAAGTTGTAATCAGGTTCTTCATCATATAACAGCCTGTATGGAGTTGCATTTTGAATGCTTGAAAGAGGCATTCGATTAATGAGATATGTAGCACACATAATGCACTCTCCCCAGTATTTATCAGGTACTCTTGACTGAAACAATAAGGCTCTTGATGTTTCTAAGAGATGCCTATGTTTCCGCTCTACAACCCCATTCTGTTGAGGGGTGTAGGCACAACTTGTCTGGTGAGTAATGCCCTTATTctgaaagaaaatttttaatctcCCTTGACACAGTTCAGGAGCATTGTCAGATCTCACACATAAAACAGTTGACTTAAACTGTTTTTCAGCATATACAATAAAATCTTCAATCACAGTAGATGCATCTGATTTGTACTTAATAAGATGAACCCATGTAAAACGAGTAAAATCATCTACTATAGTAACAAATTGATTACATCCAAACTGTGTTTTGACCTTATAAGGTCCCCAAAGATCAACATGTAACAATTGTAATGCAGCAGTAGTCTTAATAGAGCTATGAGGAAAAGGAAATCTAGTCTGTCTAGCTAAGGGACATACTTGACAGATAGAATCAGATACATTGTTCAGATCACAAGCAATAGAATTCTTCAAATACTTCAGTTGAGAAAATGGCATGTGGCCAAGTCTGAGATGCCAAAGTTGTGCTGTAGCAGGAGTGTGAGATGCACTAAAACAAAGCTTTGCTGATGAGGATTTGGACTCCACAGTGTAGAGACCATTTCTCAGGTTACCAAGAAGAATTGGCTGCCTTTTCTGAGAAAGGTCCTGTAAGAAGCAAGAATTGTTGTTGAAAAAAATCTGGCAGTTCATATCTCTACAGAGTTTATGAACTGATATAAGTCTAAAATGAAATTCAGGCACATGTAGAACATTTTGTAAAATGATATTGTTACCCAGATCAACAGTGCCTATATGTGCTGCTTTTATTTGACTGCCATCTGGTATGGTTATGCAATTATCTGATCCAGTAACAGCAGTGTAATGGATAAAATTATCCAATGATGGTGTAATGTGGTCAGTTGCTCCACTATCTAACAGCCAGTTACAGTCAAGAAATGATAGTAAGCAAGTTTTACCTGCCAAATGTGCTTGAGAATTATCAGATTGATCAACTTTGTGGTTTGAGATCATATGAAGGAGAGTGTTGTACTGATCAGTAGAAAGAGAAGTTGAAATTGCAGCAATGTCCTCAGTTGTAGAAACTGCAGCAACTTTCCTTTCTTTTGGTTGAAAACCTGCAGGATAACCATGAATCTTGAAGCACCTATCAATGCTGTGACCTGGTATTTTGCAGTTGGTGCAGTAATAGTTGGATCCTTTAGATTTCCTGGTGTTTTGACCTGAATTGCCAGTATTAGATGAACCAAACTTCTGTGAATCAGTCTGGTAATTACCAGAAGAATTGTTCCTGTGATTATTAGGCTTCTTGTCAGCTATTAAGGCCAAACTGTTTGTTTGAGCAACAGTCATTTCCTTATGGTTCTCCTCCTGTGAAATCATATTATATGCCTGTTGAACAGTAGGTGTTGGATTCATTAGGAGAATGTGTCCCCTAACAATAGAAAACTGATCATTCAGTTTCATCAGAAATTCAACCAGCCTGTGTTTTTGAAGCCTTTGTTCAACCTTTTGACTCAAATCACAATTGCAAGCAGTATTTTGAGGAATTGGATCAACATCATCCAGACGATCCCAAATTGCTTTAATAGCAGTGTAAAATTCAGAAACAGTTTGTTTACCCTGAGAAATATCAGCTAATTGTTGCTGAAGAGAATAAACTTGTGTAATTGACACAAGTCCAAATCGAGCTTCAAGATCTTTCCAGATATCTTTAGCAGTCTTGAAGTACAAGACACTACTAGCAATAGTCTCATCAAGATTGAACAAAATCCAGGTTGTAACCAGAGAATTACAGCGTTCCCAGAGAACATAATCAGGATCATTAACATCAGGTTTCAAGATAGTGCCATTAACAAAACCGAGTTTATTTCTAGTAGATAGACTCAGTAACATTGAGCGTTTCCAATTTGCAAAGCCAGATCCATTAAATTTCACAGAAACTAACTGATTTGTTGTTGCTTCACTAGGATGAATGTAAAAAACACTTGAAGGATCTACAATAGGTACTGTATTCGCCATAAGAAATGCAAGAAATGTGTATGTACACGCAGAGAGATGAACAATAGAGACTAGAGATACGAAGATCGAAGAAAAAAGAAGCAGAAAACACCTGATTGAAGAAAACACAGAGATGCAGAAATCACAAATGCAGCAGAGAGATTACAATCGCGAGAGAGATGAACAGAGTCGCCATGGAAACAATTCACCCGAGATCGtactgctctgataccatgttaattTGTACGAAATTATCTATGAGATGTAGAGAGAGAGCTTCTGTATCTTGGAGAGAAAGAAAACTGTATAAACTTCACTATACAAACTTGATTACAATGTCTGTGCAGAGTAGTGTTTTTATATACAAATGCTAGCTAACAAACTCTTATACATACATCACCTGATACTATATGTATCTATATAACGTCTAACTAACTCTAACAGATGAGCATCTGATATATCGACCAGCTGTGACGTATTACTGTGCAAAGCATGGTGCTGTGACATAAGTGCATGGTGTGGAGACTGTGATACAGTCTCAATAAGGGACTTACTTGAGATTAGGATCAAGGTAGAGGAGTGAATCAGTGGAGCCAAAATCAGGAACTCTAGTTTCAATACCAGGGGCATTACAGTAATCATCAACCTCAGGATCATAATAAAGTGTCATCCTCTCAGCAAAGCACTGAGTAAAGGGAGCCAAGAGCACATTCAACTCAAACCACAGCCTGAACCACCCTCCTTGCTTCTTCACCAGCGGGTTCCACCGCGTGCAGAACAGGCTGGTGGCTTTGTACTCAGACGTGAACCGCGCCTCTAGCTGGTTCCCGCCATTCCCAGGCACCAAGATCAGAGGGTGCATGTTGCTCATCATAGCCGCTTCAGCCGTGTACATAATCACAGCCATTAAAATTACTGTTCTAGCCAGGCCAGCCTTGTTTATTAGTCTCATCTTTACTCTGCCTCTCTAGCTTGTTTATTCTCTTAAGAGATTTGGATAACGTGAGGATAGAGGTTCTTTGTTATCTTTTTTTGTATGTGCGTGTGTAAAATTCAAATGGAAATATGAGAAGTAACGTCCCTACAAAGAAAGATTACTTGGAGGAGAAATTGCTACGCATGTTGGGTTTGAGTGGGGATAGCAGTAGCAGTCCTTTTTATAAAGCTATGGATGGGATATATATATGGGCCCTGAATTTAAGTCTTTTTAGTTTGACTACCAAACACTGCACCTATTCATTCTTAGCCCACGTTTCAATGGTTTCGATTCCAACTGTGCCCAAAAAATTGAGAATCCGCAACTGCACGAGCAACTCCATGAAAAttctttagttaaaaaataaggTTGGTACatcaaaatagataattttatgaaaatatcaGAATCcaataatattttcttatttgttcataactagttgagaagtcgCGCGTTgcagcggcctataaaaattatattaatgattcaatattaatatttgtagaataaaataattttatggctATCTATAAGAactatattaatgtttcaaagttaatatttgtagtataaaataaatttatattataaaaatcttgatgtaataccaatactaatatataaaattgcaaaattggactataattcatggtgaaaaaatgaaaataaatttatacacgtaattaacaatttaaagcaagacgaatcttaattttatttgttttttttaagtaataatgttcttacattgtcaccttcctccaaattttttggattgattgtgcacaaaaacaattaacttaaatataactatcctcttaaaagttgcttgaacggagcaaacagataatgcatgaataattttttcatatatacaaaataaaaaatataaaaattaacaacaacaaacatgtccgataaacaaaacaaatattataaaagaa of Daucus carota subsp. sativus chromosome 3, DH1 v3.0, whole genome shotgun sequence contains these proteins:
- the LOC108212237 gene encoding delta(12)-fatty-acid desaturase FAD2-like; this translates as MERKNVSRTPQLKPPFTLGDVKKAIPPHCFERPVLRSFSFLLFDVVMLCSLFCIFAKFIITEQSRFYFLVYMVMYSQLQGCVFSRFWIIGHECGHNAFSDYRWLNDTVGFIVHSFLLFPYFSWKYNHRRHHSRTGHLHKEEFNGPMLKSEVPLIFKHLITNPATRFLVTFIVLAFGVPLYLLVNFRGRAYDRFASQFDPYSPMFSRNQRAQVFVSDAAFLTMVYALYKLVSLKGFAWVACAYGGPYLVQTSNVFLVAILQHTHPFVPFYDSSEWDWLRGSLGTIDRDFGILNTMHYQSTNTHVAHHLFPTIPHYHAKEATEAIKPILGEYYRYDDTPIYKALWTTFKECVYVEEDEGDQNKGIYWYKYKF
- the LOC108211362 gene encoding lecithin-cholesterol acyltransferase-like 1, with product MRLINKAGLARTVILMAVIMYTAEAAMMSNMHPLILVPGNGGNQLEARFTSEYKATSLFCTRWNPLVKKQGGWFRLWFELNVLLAPFTQCFAERMTLYYDPEVDDYCNAPGIETRVPDFGSTDSLLYLDPNLKHISAYMAPLVESLEELGYADGLNLFGAPYDFRYGLAAQGHPSKVGSEFLNDLKNLIEKASNANDGKPVILVTHSLGGLYVLQLLNRNSLSWRQKYIKHFVALAAPWGGTVQEMLTFASGNSLGVPLVDPLLVRAEQRSSESNLWLMPSPQLYGRKPLVITPNATYSAYDIAQFLVDIGFSEGVHPYNTRILPLVNNLVAPEVDMTCIFGSGVKTAETLFYGENGYDKQPEILYGDGDGTVNMLSLMALQNEWAGKKNQSVEVIRIPDASHTSILEDSVALDEIAKVIKSINSVTSSLAYS